In Leptodesmis sichuanensis A121, the following are encoded in one genomic region:
- a CDS encoding glycosyltransferase family 4 protein, with the protein MFFQNQKCIALVSVHGDPAAEIGKEEAGGQNVYVRQVGEALSRQGWQVDMYTRRADPDQPKIVQHTPTCRTIRISAGPKTFIPRDELFEYLPTFVQGLLKFQRQSAYSYRVVHTNYWLSSWVGMQLKQVLPVSQVHTYHSLGAVKYQSIPTVPLIASTRLEVEKMCLETAERIVATSPQEKEHMRSLVSTKGNIDIIPCGTDVHHFGSVFREAARQTLGIAPDEKVILYVGRFDPRKGIETLVRAVAQSQARQTERVRLMIGGGSRPGESDGLERERIEGIVGELGLSDITHFPGRLNPMTDLPTYYAAADVSVVPSHYEPFGLVAVEAMACRTPVIASNVGGLQFTVRSEATGLLVPPKDDAAFAAAIDRILMNPTWQRELGLAARQHVEEKFSWDGVATQLGNLYLELMQQSATKDKVAQATA; encoded by the coding sequence ATGTTTTTTCAAAACCAGAAGTGCATTGCTCTAGTCTCAGTGCATGGAGATCCAGCGGCTGAAATTGGTAAGGAAGAAGCAGGCGGCCAAAATGTCTATGTCCGCCAGGTAGGGGAAGCCCTTTCAAGGCAGGGATGGCAGGTAGATATGTACACTCGTCGTGCGGATCCCGATCAGCCGAAAATTGTGCAACATACCCCTACCTGTCGCACGATTCGGATTAGTGCTGGGCCCAAGACATTCATTCCCCGTGATGAACTGTTTGAATATCTACCAACCTTCGTGCAGGGATTGCTCAAATTCCAACGTCAGTCGGCCTACTCTTATCGGGTGGTGCACACCAATTACTGGCTTTCCTCCTGGGTAGGAATGCAACTGAAGCAAGTGTTGCCAGTATCCCAGGTACATACTTACCATTCGTTAGGAGCCGTGAAGTATCAATCGATTCCCACTGTGCCCCTGATTGCCAGTACCCGATTAGAAGTTGAAAAAATGTGCCTGGAAACGGCAGAACGGATTGTCGCTACCAGTCCTCAAGAGAAGGAACACATGCGATCGCTCGTTTCCACCAAGGGCAACATCGACATTATTCCCTGTGGTACGGATGTGCATCACTTTGGGTCCGTCTTCCGTGAAGCTGCACGACAGACGCTGGGCATTGCTCCAGACGAGAAGGTAATTCTCTATGTCGGTCGCTTCGATCCCCGCAAGGGCATTGAAACGCTGGTGCGAGCCGTGGCTCAATCTCAGGCGCGGCAAACTGAACGAGTCCGGCTCATGATTGGCGGTGGCAGTCGTCCCGGTGAAAGCGATGGTCTGGAACGGGAACGAATTGAAGGGATCGTAGGCGAACTCGGACTGAGTGACATCACCCACTTCCCCGGTCGCCTGAATCCGATGACAGATTTGCCAACTTACTATGCCGCCGCTGATGTTTCCGTGGTTCCCAGCCACTATGAACCGTTTGGGCTGGTGGCCGTAGAAGCCATGGCCTGCCGCACTCCCGTGATTGCCAGCAATGTAGGCGGCTTACAGTTCACCGTGCGATCGGAAGCCACCGGACTGCTGGTTCCTCCTAAGGATGATGCAGCCTTTGCAGCAGCGATCGATCGCATCCTGATGAACCCCACCTGGCAACGAGAACTCGGTCTGGCCGCCCGCCAGCACGTCGAGGAGAAGTTCAGTTGGGACGGCGTAGCCACTCAATTGGGCAACCTCTACCTGGAACTAATGCAGCAGTCAGCAACCAAAGACAAAGTTGCCCAGGCTACCGCGTAA
- the hemC gene encoding hydroxymethylbilane synthase, whose translation MSLAASPSASNTSTRTIRIGSRKSQLALVQTYWVKDQLQKAFPDRAFEVHTMSTQGDKILDVALAKIGDKGLFTKELEVGMINGDIDFAVHSLKDLPTRLPEGLMLGCVTERENPADALVVHEQYKDKQLETLPEGAVVGTSSLRRLAQLRHHFPHLSFKDVRGNLNTRLAKLDAGEYDALILAVAGLERLGMSDRIHQAIPAEISLHAVGQGALGIECRADDAEILELLKALQHQPTADRCYAERAFLRELEGGCQVPIGVNTVLDGDSLTLTGIVASLDGQKLVKDSVTGPAAEAERLGTELAQILRQQGAQDILNEILATIQRG comes from the coding sequence ATGTCCTTAGCCGCATCGCCTTCCGCTTCCAACACCTCTACCCGCACCATTCGGATTGGCTCCCGGAAAAGCCAACTGGCGCTGGTTCAAACCTACTGGGTTAAGGATCAGTTACAGAAGGCATTTCCCGATCGCGCCTTTGAAGTCCATACCATGAGCACTCAGGGCGACAAGATTTTAGACGTGGCACTGGCCAAAATCGGCGATAAGGGACTCTTTACCAAAGAACTGGAAGTCGGCATGATCAATGGCGATATTGACTTTGCCGTTCACTCCCTGAAAGACCTGCCCACCCGTCTGCCTGAAGGACTGATGCTGGGTTGTGTGACGGAACGAGAAAATCCGGCTGATGCGCTGGTGGTTCACGAACAGTACAAGGATAAACAACTGGAAACCTTGCCAGAAGGAGCCGTTGTGGGCACCTCATCCCTGCGCCGTCTGGCCCAACTGCGTCACCACTTCCCCCACCTCAGCTTTAAAGACGTGCGCGGCAACCTGAATACCCGCTTGGCCAAACTGGATGCGGGGGAATACGATGCTTTGATTCTGGCCGTAGCGGGATTGGAGCGACTGGGTATGAGCGATCGCATCCACCAGGCCATTCCTGCTGAAATCTCCCTCCACGCGGTCGGGCAGGGGGCGTTGGGAATTGAATGTCGGGCTGACGACGCAGAAATCCTGGAACTCCTGAAAGCCCTGCAGCATCAACCGACCGCCGATCGCTGCTACGCGGAACGGGCCTTTCTACGAGAACTGGAAGGCGGGTGTCAGGTGCCGATCGGGGTTAATACCGTTTTAGATGGTGATTCCCTGACTCTGACTGGAATTGTCGCCAGCCTGGACGGACAGAAACTCGTAAAAGATAGCGTCACTGGCCCCGCTGCCGAAGCCGAACGGTTAGGTACCGAATTGGCCCAGATCCTGCGGCAACAAGGTGCCCAGGACATCCTGAACGAAATTCTGGCAACGATTCAACGTGGGTAA